From the Manihot esculenta cultivar AM560-2 chromosome 3, M.esculenta_v8, whole genome shotgun sequence genome, one window contains:
- the LOC110610984 gene encoding AP-4 complex subunit sigma: MGIRFILMVNKQGQTRLAQYYEWLTLEERRALEGEIVRKCLARTDQQCSFVEHRNYKVVYRRYASLFFLVGVDNDENELAILEFIHLLVETMDRHFGNVCELDIMFHLEKAHFMLEEMVMNGCVVETGKSNILPPIQLMDKTS; encoded by the exons atggggATCAGATTCATATTAATGGTGAACAAGCAAGGGCAGACGCGTCTAGCCCAATACTACGAGTGGCTCACCCTTGAAGAACGCCGTGCCCTCGAGGGCGAAATCGTCCGCAAATGCCTTGCCCGCACCGACCAACAG TGTTCTTTCGTCGAGCATCGCAATTACAAAGTTGTTTACAGGCGCTACGCATCATTATTTTTCCTGGTTGGTGTCGACAATGATGAA AATGAGCTTGCTATTTTGGAATTTATACATCTCTTAGTTGAAACCATGGACCGCCATTTTGGCAATGTG TGTGAGCTAGACATCATGTTCCATTTAGAAAAGGCTCATTTCATGCTGGAGGAGATGGTCATGAATGGTTGTGTTGTTGAGACAGGCAAGTCTAATATCCTGCCACCAATTCAGCTGATGGacaaaacatcatga
- the LOC110612353 gene encoding glutathione hydrolase 3 gives MMHITRFNLFCMCFSVSSQAKGIMGPEMLQFPLTSTNQTDAYKEKSCRSKALCFFLCFLAISTVGLTCGGNLTTWVLRGGNKFHLRIRANDGEIVESEQGVVAADDGRCSEIGASMLRKGGHAVDAAVATALCVGVVNPMSSGIGGGAFMIVRSSLTSKTQAFDMRETAPSAASQNMYANNIEDKYSGPMSIGVPGEIAGLYEAWLQHGRLAWRTLFRPAIKLARDGFVVAPYLGLAIAYSAGKIMNDTGLKQVFAPNGKLLQAGDRCYNVELARSLEAIAEQGPQALYNGTVGEQLVKDVRKAGGILTMEDLKNYKVDVMDAMAANVMGYNVYGMPPPSSGTVGLSLVLNIFNSYGNSDAAKGNLGVHRLIEALKHTFAVRMDLGDPKFVDIHKYVSEMLSSNYAEQIRKKILDNATFPPEYYMNRWSQLRDHGTSHFCIVDGERNAVSMTTTINYYFGAGLLSPSTGIVLNDEMGDFSAPTDITPDMLPPAPANFIEPNKRPLSSMTPIIVTKDDKLVGVLGGSGGMYIIPAVIQVFINHFILGMEPLTAVQSPRVYHELIPNVVQYENFTVIDGDHIELAEETKLFLKEKGHQVESMELGAIVQLVVQTLESPIDMGRKNGKGSNNAQIFHGTLTAVSDPRKDGRPAAV, from the exons ATGATGCACATAACACGTTTCAATTTGTTCTGTATGTGTTTCTCTGTATCGTCACAAGCAAAAGGAATCATGGGGCCAGAAATGCTACAATTCCCACTTACGTCCACCAATCAAACAGATGCTTATAAGGAGAAGTCTTGCAGAAGCAAGGCTCTTTGCTTCTTCCTATGTTTCCTCGCCATCTCAA CTGTAGGCCTAACATGTGGAGGCAATTTGACTACCTGGGTTTTACGAGGAGGAAACAAATTCCACTTGAGGATTAGAGCTAATGATGGGGAGATTGTGGAGTCGGAGCAAGGAGTTGTGGCTGCTGATGACGGCCGATGTTCTGAAATCGGAGCATCAATGCTTAGAAAAGGTGGCCATGCCGTTGATGCTGCAGTTGCAACAGCCCTATGTGTTGGAGTTGTTAATCCAATGTCCAGTGGAATAGGAGGTGGAGCTTTCATGATTGTCAGGTCTTCATTGACATCTAAAACTCAAGCTTTTGACATGAGAGAAACTGCTCCTTCAGCTGCTTCACAG AATATGTATGCAAACAACATAGAAGACAAGTACTCAGGTCCAATGTCAATTGGAGTTCCCGGCGAGATTGCCGGCCTTTATGAAGCTTGGCTACAGCACGGGCGTTTAGCTTGGAGGACTTTATTCCGACCAGCCATAAAACTTGCAAGAGATGGTTTTGTCGTTGCTCCTTATCTTGGATTAGCAATAGCTTACAGTGCAGGAAAGATCATGAATGACACTGGGTTAAAGCAAGTGTTTGCACCAAATGGGAAGTTGTTACAAGCTGGTGATAGATGCTACAATGTGGAGCTTGCCAGGAGCCTGGAGGCAATAGCAGAACAAGGGCCACAAGCCTTGTATAATGGGACTGTTGGTGAGCAGTTGGTGAAGGATGTAAGGAAAGCTGGTGGGATATTAACAATGGAGGATTTGAAAAATTACAAGGTTGATGTAATGGATGCCATGGCTGCAAATGTGATGGGCTACAATGTGTACGGAATGCCACCTCCTTCAAGTGGAACTGTTGGGTTGTCTCTG GTCTTGAACATCTTTAATAGCTATGGAAATTCAGATGCTGCAAAGGGGAATCTAGGAGTACATCGCTTGATTGAAGCATTGAAACACACGTTTGCTGTTCGAATGGATTTGGGAGATCCGAAATTTGTCGACATTCACAAATACGTCTCTGAAATGCTTTCTTCAAACTATGCGGAGCAAATTCGGAAAAAGATACTAGATAATGCTACATTTCCTCCAGAATATTATATGAACAG GTGGAGTCAGCTTAGAGATCACGGAACTAGCCATTTCTGCATTGTCGACGGCGAGAGAAATGCAGTATCAATGACGACCACCATAAACTATTATTTCGGAGCAGGGCTGCTTTCGCCTTCTACTGGGATTGTGCTAAATGACGAGATGGGTGACTTCTCAGCGCCCACAGATATAACTCCTGATATGCTTCCTCCTGCTCCTGCAAATTTTATTGAACCCAACAAGAGACCTTTATCTTCCATGACCCCCATTATTGTTACTAAG GATGATAAGCTGGTAGGAGTCTTGGGAGGCAGTGGAGGCATGTACATAATTCCAGCAGTGATACAAGTTTTTATTAACCATTTTATCTTGGGAATGGAACCTTTAACCGCAGTTCAGAGTCCAAGGGTCTACCACGAG TTAATACCTAATGTTGTCCAGTATGAGAACTTCACTGTGATCGATGGTGATCACATAGAGCTTGCTGAGGAAACAAAGCTCTTCTTGAAAGAGAAGGGGCACCAAGTGGAGTCTATGGAACTAGGAGCTATAGTTCAGCTTGTTGTTCAAACCCTGGAAAGCCCCATTGACATGGGACGTAAGAATGGAAAAGGGTCTAATAATGCCCAAATATTCCATGGGACACTTACTGCAGTAAGCGATCCTAGAAAGGATGGGAGACCTGCAGCCGTTTGA